A genomic window from Winogradskyella sp. J14-2 includes:
- a CDS encoding pyridoxal phosphate-dependent aminotransferase has translation MNQLSDRINNLSTSATLAMAAKARELRAEGKDIIGLSLGEPDFNTPDFVKEAAIKAVNDNYNSYTPVDGYVELKDAIITKFKRDNGLDYTRSQIVVSTGAKQALFNIASVMLNDGDEVILPCPYWVSYADIVKLNGGVPVEVKTDISNDFKMTAEQLRAAITPKTKMIWYSSPCNPSGSVYSKDELRAIADVLQEFPNIYVVSDEIYEHINFIGGHHSMAQFNDMYDRTITVNGVSKAFAMTGWRIGYIGAPDWIAKACNKMQGQVTSGANCIAQRAVIAALEADPSKIQYMIDEFKERRQLILNLLEGIEGFKTNQPEGAFYVFPNVSAYFGKTIKGKTINNATDMSLFLLEEALVATVTGEAFGNKDCIRISYAASKEQITEALKRIKEALN, from the coding sequence ATGAACCAACTTTCTGATAGAATTAACAATCTATCGACTTCAGCAACCCTAGCTATGGCTGCAAAAGCCAGAGAACTCAGAGCAGAGGGTAAAGATATTATTGGGCTAAGCCTAGGCGAACCAGATTTTAACACACCAGATTTTGTCAAAGAGGCAGCCATAAAGGCTGTAAATGACAACTACAATAGTTACACACCTGTTGACGGTTATGTAGAACTAAAAGATGCGATTATCACCAAATTTAAACGCGATAATGGTTTAGATTATACCAGATCTCAAATTGTAGTATCTACTGGCGCTAAACAAGCTTTATTTAATATTGCCTCTGTAATGCTTAATGACGGTGATGAAGTTATTTTACCATGCCCATATTGGGTTAGCTATGCTGATATCGTAAAATTAAATGGAGGAGTTCCTGTTGAAGTAAAAACAGATATCAGCAACGATTTTAAAATGACAGCTGAACAATTAAGAGCTGCCATTACTCCAAAAACTAAAATGATTTGGTACAGTTCACCCTGTAACCCAAGCGGTTCTGTTTATAGCAAGGATGAGCTTAGAGCTATTGCAGATGTTTTACAGGAGTTCCCTAATATTTATGTAGTTTCTGATGAAATCTATGAGCATATCAACTTTATTGGTGGTCACCATAGCATGGCTCAATTTAATGATATGTACGATAGAACAATCACTGTAAATGGTGTCTCTAAAGCCTTTGCTATGACAGGTTGGAGAATCGGTTATATTGGTGCGCCAGACTGGATTGCAAAAGCTTGTAACAAAATGCAAGGCCAAGTCACTAGTGGAGCAAACTGTATTGCACAGCGCGCAGTGATTGCTGCTTTAGAAGCTGACCCTTCCAAAATTCAATATATGATAGACGAGTTTAAAGAACGTCGTCAATTAATTTTAAACTTATTAGAAGGAATAGAGGGTTTTAAAACTAACCAGCCAGAAGGAGCATTCTACGTCTTCCCAAATGTGTCTGCATATTTTGGAAAAACCATCAAAGGAAAAACCATTAATAATGCAACTGACATGTCATTATTCTTATTAGAGGAAGCTTTAGTTGCTACAGTAACTGGTGAAGCTTTTGGAAATAAGGATTGCATACGTATATCTTATGCTGCATCGAAAGAACAGATTACTGAAGCCCTTAAAAGAATTAAGGAGGCTTTGAATTAA
- a CDS encoding T9SS type A sorting domain-containing protein — translation MKKLYILFFLISPSLVIAQISFTSSITPDLSAYGEANNYPGEGEYQIFLDTDDGILDKPIIVVDGFDPTDSRDIPGLYSLLDFTGSSGSQNLADLVRAEGFDVVILNFPVYVRAADGATIDGGTDFIERNAMLLVELLDIINTSKASASNPEQNVIIGPSMGGLISRYALNYMEANMLDADTRLYMSFDSPHHGANVPIGLQHQLNFLANNGTQPIAEVQPLIDSFLKSAAARQLLVDHFEAHLQSGSSVNFDATLTLPQAHPFRTQFENNINSFNTSGFPENTRNVAIINGSGIGSSYFAIGNSGPTVTNGYSVISTSFNVPAGIFTAIVDVDINFTPAAGITSTVSDISISLFGIEVEGSEASSQSFSYSDGLDSAPGGLFDLAALTGDIASGGGTAGDFINALQIDKFSFIPSVSALALEITDDEIDWHHDINLTSRGTTNITPFDNTFLPDDNEPHVQLTEDNVNFALTEILTPPLAILDNEAITFQLEENPVRNELVLLTDRELNASIQVIDVSGKVVYNTSMLLNNRTTIPINLASGFYILNVSAENNTSFTTKFVSN, via the coding sequence ATGAAGAAACTTTACATTTTATTCTTTTTAATTAGTCCTTCTTTAGTTATCGCTCAAATTTCTTTCACTTCGAGTATAACACCAGATTTATCAGCTTATGGTGAAGCAAATAATTATCCTGGTGAAGGTGAATATCAGATTTTTCTAGATACTGATGATGGTATTTTAGACAAACCTATCATTGTAGTTGACGGCTTTGACCCAACAGATTCAAGAGATATTCCTGGGTTATACAGTTTATTGGATTTTACTGGCAGTTCTGGTTCCCAAAACTTAGCAGACTTAGTTAGAGCAGAAGGTTTTGATGTTGTTATCTTAAACTTTCCTGTTTATGTAAGAGCTGCTGATGGCGCAACAATAGATGGCGGTACTGACTTTATAGAACGTAATGCCATGCTACTTGTAGAGCTTTTAGACATTATAAACACCTCAAAAGCTAGTGCCAGTAACCCTGAGCAAAATGTCATTATTGGTCCAAGTATGGGTGGATTAATATCTCGTTATGCCTTAAATTATATGGAAGCGAACATGCTAGATGCCGATACGAGACTATATATGTCTTTTGATTCTCCTCATCATGGAGCTAATGTTCCTATAGGTTTACAGCATCAATTAAATTTTCTTGCTAATAATGGCACACAACCCATTGCAGAGGTACAACCACTCATAGATTCTTTTTTAAAATCTGCTGCTGCAAGACAATTACTGGTCGATCATTTTGAAGCACATCTTCAATCTGGTAGTTCAGTAAATTTTGATGCCACGTTAACACTTCCACAAGCTCACCCATTTAGAACTCAGTTTGAAAATAACATCAATAGTTTTAATACTTCTGGTTTTCCCGAAAACACAAGAAACGTTGCAATAATAAATGGCAGTGGTATTGGTAGCTCATATTTTGCAATAGGTAATAGTGGTCCAACGGTTACCAATGGGTATTCAGTAATTAGCACTAGTTTTAATGTGCCTGCTGGTATATTTACAGCTATTGTAGATGTAGATATCAACTTTACACCAGCAGCTGGCATAACATCTACAGTAAGTGATATTTCTATTTCTCTTTTTGGAATAGAAGTAGAAGGATCTGAAGCAAGTAGCCAATCGTTCTCTTATTCTGACGGCTTAGATTCGGCACCTGGTGGACTTTTTGATTTGGCCGCGTTAACTGGCGATATTGCCTCTGGTGGTGGTACAGCAGGAGATTTTATAAATGCGCTTCAAATTGATAAATTTAGTTTTATCCCTTCGGTAAGTGCTTTAGCCTTAGAAATTACTGATGATGAAATAGATTGGCATCACGACATTAATCTAACTAGCCGAGGAACAACTAATATTACTCCTTTTGACAATACATTTTTACCAGATGATAATGAACCTCACGTTCAGTTAACAGAGGATAATGTAAATTTTGCATTAACAGAAATATTAACTCCTCCACTAGCAATTTTAGATAATGAGGCTATAACATTTCAATTAGAAGAAAATCCTGTGAGAAATGAATTGGTACTATTAACGGATAGAGAATTAAATGCATCAATACAAGTCATAGATGTTTCAGGAAAGGTAGTTTATAACACATCAATGTTATTGAATAATAGAACTACAATTCCTATAAATCTAGCTTCAGGGTTTTACATATTGAATGTAAGCGCAGAAAACAATACTAGCTTCACAACTAAGTTTGTTTCTAACTAA
- a CDS encoding DUF6695 family protein, producing MLKNDAFILTLAYPETIVSHAEEWYSKYLKYLSIGNKNHVRAGHAAMVLIHKETGVLEYHDFGRYITSEPNGRVRGRETDFELHFPVKAKIEGNTIKNLDEILEFLAINPKLTHGDGHLYASVCNAVDYASARNHIDTMQAKGFIRYAAFIKDACNCARFVTDALIAGVLDVKIKKKLIRSKWFTPSTIGNVVIADTEDFVHLVNEKGVISEFKSTVSRENRRLFLDRLKGYNPSLVGTLEPKHNEVKEEHAQWLSGIAAGAWFELHDLGHDSEYRFRRISPYGNMDCDGIYKVNDDSFDISEHYQFVHYSNCLFFNVEQEGKIFRFNLIKDYM from the coding sequence ATGTTGAAAAATGATGCCTTTATTTTAACCCTTGCTTATCCTGAAACTATTGTGTCTCATGCAGAGGAATGGTATTCTAAGTATTTAAAATACCTTTCAATCGGAAATAAAAATCATGTGAGAGCTGGTCATGCAGCCATGGTTTTAATTCATAAAGAAACAGGTGTTTTAGAGTATCACGATTTTGGACGCTACATCACCTCAGAACCTAACGGACGTGTAAGGGGACGAGAGACTGATTTTGAATTGCATTTTCCTGTAAAAGCAAAAATAGAAGGCAATACGATTAAAAATTTAGATGAAATTCTTGAGTTTTTAGCTATCAATCCAAAATTGACGCATGGTGATGGTCATTTGTATGCATCGGTTTGTAATGCCGTGGATTATGCGTCAGCCCGAAATCATATCGATACCATGCAAGCTAAAGGCTTTATTAGGTATGCGGCATTTATAAAGGATGCTTGTAATTGTGCTAGGTTTGTAACTGATGCATTAATAGCAGGTGTTTTAGATGTGAAAATTAAGAAAAAACTCATTCGATCTAAATGGTTTACACCAAGTACCATTGGAAATGTTGTTATCGCTGATACAGAAGATTTTGTCCATTTGGTAAATGAAAAAGGTGTTATATCTGAATTTAAATCTACCGTGAGTAGAGAAAATAGAAGGTTGTTTTTAGATAGGCTCAAAGGCTATAATCCAAGTTTGGTTGGAACGCTCGAGCCCAAACACAATGAAGTTAAGGAAGAACATGCGCAATGGCTGAGTGGTATTGCTGCAGGTGCCTGGTTTGAGTTACATGATTTAGGACACGATTCAGAATACCGTTTTAGAAGAATTTCACCTTATGGAAATATGGACTGTGATGGCATTTACAAAGTGAATGATGATAGCTTTGATATTTCTGAACATTATCAGTTTGTTCATTACTCTAATTGTTTGTTTTTTAATGTGGAACAAGAAGGAAAGATTTTTAGGTTTAATCTTATAAAAGATTATATGTAA
- a CDS encoding pyridoxal phosphate-dependent decarboxylase family protein: MQKDLDIFLELAEQLLVEENKQPVAKKISTSKLYQTLDLSLDEDGIVDNALIGNLKNIIKSTPKTASKSFFNQLFGGRISKATLGDLLAVMLNNSMYTYKVAGPQVGIEKQVLKNISKLAGYPENSDGTFAPGGSMSNMMALIMARDAKNEYIRLKGLTSKMIVYTSAESHYSIAKNAALTGIGREQVRLVNTNDKGEMQASHLETLIIEDLKNQHIPFFINATAGTTVLGAFDHIDTISSMSKKYKLWLHVDGAYCGGVIFSKKYKHLVNGLEHSDSFSINAHKMLGTPLSCSIIVTKHPEQLHHSFSNEADYLYQTDGDDFNLGKTSMQCGRRNDALKIWTLWKSVGTKGLEKIVDKQFEMAEVARKYIKKNKDYKLYSFDDSISVCFNYKDVDAKALCTSLYENSDLMVGFGSFKDEQFVRMVTINSVLEETDILAFFKTLEMHVNDKMLKISTS, translated from the coding sequence ATGCAAAAAGATCTCGATATATTTTTAGAACTCGCCGAACAGTTATTGGTTGAAGAAAATAAACAGCCTGTAGCCAAAAAAATATCCACTTCTAAACTATACCAAACACTAGACTTATCTTTAGATGAAGATGGTATAGTTGATAATGCCCTAATTGGTAATCTAAAAAATATTATAAAAAGCACGCCCAAAACAGCTTCAAAATCCTTTTTTAATCAACTGTTTGGAGGAAGAATAAGCAAAGCAACTTTAGGGGATTTATTAGCCGTAATGCTCAATAACAGCATGTATACCTACAAGGTAGCAGGACCACAAGTTGGCATAGAAAAACAAGTTCTCAAAAACATCTCTAAACTCGCAGGATATCCAGAAAATAGTGATGGCACGTTTGCACCAGGAGGCTCCATGAGTAATATGATGGCACTTATTATGGCAAGAGATGCCAAAAATGAGTACATCAGATTAAAAGGTCTAACCTCAAAAATGATTGTTTACACATCTGCAGAATCCCATTATTCCATAGCAAAAAATGCAGCTTTAACTGGTATTGGACGCGAGCAGGTACGTCTTGTTAATACCAATGACAAAGGTGAAATGCAAGCCAGTCATTTAGAAACTTTGATAATAGAAGACCTCAAAAACCAACACATACCATTTTTTATAAATGCCACCGCAGGTACAACGGTTTTGGGTGCTTTTGACCATATTGATACTATCAGTAGTATGAGCAAAAAATATAAGCTTTGGCTTCATGTTGATGGTGCTTATTGTGGCGGAGTCATCTTCAGTAAAAAATATAAACATCTAGTCAACGGATTAGAACATTCAGATTCGTTTAGTATTAATGCACATAAAATGCTTGGCACACCGTTAAGTTGCTCTATTATTGTTACAAAACATCCTGAGCAACTGCACCATTCATTTTCTAACGAAGCTGATTATTTATACCAAACCGATGGCGATGATTTTAATCTAGGTAAAACCTCAATGCAATGTGGTAGACGCAATGACGCTCTTAAAATATGGACACTATGGAAATCCGTTGGCACCAAAGGATTAGAGAAAATTGTTGACAAGCAGTTTGAAATGGCTGAAGTTGCCAGAAAATACATCAAAAAAAACAAAGACTATAAACTTTATAGTTTTGATGATTCTATTTCTGTCTGCTTTAACTACAAGGATGTTGACGCTAAAGCACTTTGTACATCCTTATATGAAAACTCGGATCTTATGGTTGGTTTTGGGTCTTTTAAGGATGAGCAGTTTGTTCGTATGGTAACTATTAATAGCGTCTTGGAAGAAACTGATATTTTAGCATTTTTTAAAACTCTAGAAATGCATGTTAACGATAAAATGTTAAAAATATCTACCTCTTAG
- the rsmG gene encoding 16S rRNA (guanine(527)-N(7))-methyltransferase RsmG: protein MDVILKYFPDLTEHQIRQFAALETLYKEWNSKINVVSRKDIEELYLRHVLHSLGIAKVIQFADDTSILDVGTGGGFPGVPLAIMFPNCQFHLVDSINKKLKVINAVCEAVELTNVRTTHSRVEAIDETYDFIVSRAVTAMPEFTKWVKGKTTKKRRNKLKNGILYLKGGDLTEELKPYSAVKAYLLSDYFEEEFFETKKVIHLPLKHN, encoded by the coding sequence ATGGATGTAATTCTAAAATATTTTCCTGATTTAACAGAACATCAAATTAGGCAATTTGCAGCTCTCGAAACACTTTATAAAGAGTGGAATTCAAAAATAAATGTGGTATCGCGCAAAGATATAGAGGAACTCTATCTTAGACATGTACTGCACTCTTTGGGCATTGCTAAGGTTATTCAGTTTGCAGATGATACCTCAATCTTAGATGTAGGCACTGGAGGTGGTTTTCCTGGCGTGCCTTTGGCCATTATGTTTCCTAATTGTCAATTTCATTTGGTAGATAGTATTAATAAAAAATTAAAAGTTATTAATGCGGTTTGTGAGGCAGTTGAGTTAACGAATGTAAGAACAACACATAGTAGAGTAGAGGCTATTGACGAAACATATGATTTTATTGTCAGTAGAGCAGTAACAGCCATGCCAGAATTTACCAAATGGGTAAAAGGTAAAACCACCAAAAAACGACGAAATAAATTAAAAAATGGTATTCTGTATCTAAAAGGAGGCGATCTAACCGAAGAATTAAAGCCATATTCTGCGGTTAAAGCCTATCTATTATCAGATTATTTTGAAGAAGAATTCTTTGAAACTAAAAAAGTGATTCATTTACCACTTAAGCATAACTAA
- a CDS encoding fatty acid desaturase family protein, whose protein sequence is MAQQTLSFSRVDSAKFFRTLNKRVNNYFKENNIKRTGNWQLWLKTVVMFAIFLTPYFLLLTLDIPTWAQLLLTIVMGIGMAGVGMNVMHDGNHGSFSNKEWVNRLMGSSIYILAGNVYNWQVQHNVLHHTYTNIHGHDEDLEAGRILRFSEHAEWHKHHRFQHYYSIFLYGLLTINWAITTDFQQMKRYMKRKLSYGKFPNPIVNWSKLVISKLVYVSMWIVLPILLTDLAWYEVLIGFFIMHYVAGLILSVVFQLAHVMDEAEMPMPEKDGTMKNTWAIHQLKTTVNFGAKNWLVNWYTGGLNHQVEHHIFPNISHIHYGKIAKIVKDTAKEFNLPYKEYETTRKAIIAHFRFLKEMGTQPAMQA, encoded by the coding sequence ATGGCTCAACAAACCTTATCATTTTCTCGTGTCGACTCTGCAAAGTTTTTTAGAACTTTAAATAAGCGTGTAAACAATTATTTTAAAGAAAATAACATAAAAAGAACAGGTAATTGGCAACTTTGGTTAAAAACAGTTGTTATGTTTGCTATCTTTTTAACACCATATTTTTTACTACTTACTTTAGATATTCCTACCTGGGCGCAACTACTGTTAACAATTGTAATGGGTATAGGTATGGCCGGAGTTGGCATGAATGTAATGCACGATGGTAATCACGGTTCGTTCTCTAACAAAGAATGGGTAAACCGTTTAATGGGTAGCAGTATCTATATTTTGGCAGGTAATGTATACAACTGGCAAGTACAGCACAATGTTCTTCATCATACTTATACTAATATTCATGGCCATGACGAAGATTTAGAAGCTGGTAGGATTTTAAGATTTTCTGAACATGCAGAGTGGCACAAGCATCATAGATTTCAACATTACTATTCTATTTTCTTATACGGATTACTTACTATCAACTGGGCTATTACCACAGATTTTCAGCAAATGAAGCGCTACATGAAACGCAAACTGTCTTACGGCAAATTTCCTAATCCAATTGTTAATTGGAGTAAATTGGTGATCTCTAAATTGGTTTATGTCTCGATGTGGATTGTTCTTCCAATACTTTTAACTGATCTGGCCTGGTACGAAGTATTAATTGGATTTTTTATTATGCATTATGTTGCTGGTCTTATACTGAGCGTTGTTTTTCAGTTAGCACATGTCATGGACGAAGCTGAAATGCCTATGCCAGAAAAGGATGGCACCATGAAGAATACATGGGCAATTCATCAGCTTAAAACTACGGTTAATTTTGGTGCTAAAAACTGGTTAGTAAACTGGTATACTGGTGGTTTAAATCATCAGGTAGAACATCATATTTTCCCTAATATAAGTCACATCCATTATGGCAAAATAGCTAAAATTGTGAAGGATACTGCAAAAGAATTTAATTTACCCTACAAAGAATACGAAACCACAAGGAAAGCAATAATTGCGCACTTCAGATTTTTGAAAGAAATGGGTACACAACCAGCAATGCAAGCATAA
- a CDS encoding TrkH family potassium uptake protein, translated as MSIIRLNYKIIFHFFGLLLLFNGGFMMLATLISLIYKDGVTLNLFLASLFTLLIGSLAMYGTKNHSKEMNKREGYIVVAFGWIVMSLSGTLPYLATESMPTFTEAFFETMSGYTTTGASIINDIEVLPEGVLFWRSMTHWIGGMGIIVLAIAILPLLGVGGMQLFAAEAPGPGGDKLHPRITDTAKRLWLIYFGYTVAETILLQVAGMSFFDAINHALSTLSTGGFSTKNASVAYWNDNPAIQYIIIFFMFMAGTNFVLSYYLFKGNVTKIIKDDEFKLYFKFIAIFTMIAAILIYFRADVSQSTIAHPMVLGEGESALRHALFQVLAVVTTTGFVTADYTLWTPFLTVFFFGLMFLGGSAGSTSGGVKVVRHLLLIKNGFLEFKRSLHPNAILPVRYNTKSISKDIVFNVLGFFILYMLSFIIGALVFSMFQIDFESAIGLSASSLGNVGPALGDFGPVNNYAGLPPLGKWWASFLMLIGRLELFTVLIILTPFFWRNR; from the coding sequence ATGTCTATAATTCGACTCAATTATAAAATTATTTTCCATTTTTTTGGATTGCTTTTGCTTTTCAATGGTGGTTTTATGATGTTGGCAACGCTGATTAGTCTTATTTATAAAGATGGTGTAACCTTAAATTTGTTTTTAGCCAGTTTATTTACTTTACTAATCGGTAGTCTTGCTATGTATGGCACTAAAAACCACAGTAAAGAGATGAATAAAAGAGAAGGCTATATAGTTGTAGCCTTTGGTTGGATAGTGATGTCCTTAAGTGGCACATTGCCTTACTTGGCAACGGAATCTATGCCAACGTTTACAGAAGCATTTTTTGAGACCATGTCTGGCTACACAACCACTGGTGCAAGCATTATTAATGATATTGAAGTGCTACCAGAAGGTGTATTGTTTTGGAGAAGTATGACCCATTGGATAGGAGGTATGGGAATCATCGTGCTTGCCATTGCCATACTACCGTTATTAGGAGTAGGTGGTATGCAGTTGTTTGCAGCAGAAGCGCCTGGTCCTGGAGGAGATAAATTACACCCAAGAATTACAGATACAGCAAAACGATTATGGCTTATATATTTTGGGTATACAGTAGCCGAAACAATTTTGTTGCAAGTTGCAGGCATGTCGTTTTTTGATGCTATCAATCATGCATTAAGTACCTTGTCTACAGGAGGTTTTTCAACTAAAAATGCTAGTGTAGCGTATTGGAATGATAACCCAGCAATACAATATATTATCATTTTCTTCATGTTCATGGCTGGTACCAATTTTGTACTGAGTTACTATCTTTTTAAAGGTAATGTTACCAAAATCATTAAGGATGATGAGTTTAAATTATATTTTAAATTCATAGCTATCTTTACCATGATCGCTGCGATTTTAATTTATTTTAGAGCAGATGTTTCTCAATCTACTATTGCACATCCTATGGTTTTGGGAGAAGGAGAAAGTGCTCTACGTCATGCGCTGTTTCAAGTATTGGCAGTTGTTACAACTACAGGTTTTGTTACTGCAGATTATACCCTATGGACGCCTTTTTTAACGGTATTTTTCTTTGGTTTAATGTTTTTGGGTGGCTCTGCTGGTAGTACTTCTGGTGGTGTTAAAGTGGTAAGACACCTACTTTTAATAAAGAACGGTTTTTTAGAATTTAAGCGTTCATTGCATCCCAATGCTATTTTACCAGTTAGATATAATACAAAATCTATTTCTAAAGATATTGTATTTAATGTGTTAGGATTCTTTATTCTTTATATGCTGTCGTTTATTATTGGCGCTCTAGTGTTCTCAATGTTTCAAATAGATTTTGAATCTGCAATAGGCTTATCAGCCTCGAGCTTAGGTAACGTTGGGCCAGCACTTGGTGATTTCGGACCTGTGAATAATTATGCTGGTTTACCACCTCTAGGGAAATGGTGGGCTTCTTTTTTAATGCTGATTGGTAGACTAGAATTATTTACTGTACTGATAATACTAACACCTTTTTTCTGGAGAAACAGATAA
- the apaG gene encoding Co2+/Mg2+ efflux protein ApaG: protein MVQQVTSGIKISVETNFEGTFYKNYKVHFAFGYKVTIENQSKDSVQLHSRHWKILDALNNEEIIEGEGVIGKKPVLKPGEKHTYNSGCLLTSPFGAMQGHYNMVNFTKASKFKVYIPSFKLSAPFALN, encoded by the coding sequence ATGGTACAACAAGTTACAAGCGGTATAAAAATTTCCGTAGAAACCAATTTTGAAGGCACTTTTTATAAAAATTATAAAGTGCATTTTGCTTTTGGATATAAGGTAACTATTGAAAACCAAAGTAAAGATTCTGTTCAGTTACATTCTCGCCACTGGAAAATCCTTGATGCCCTTAATAACGAAGAGATTATTGAAGGTGAAGGTGTTATTGGAAAAAAACCTGTACTTAAACCAGGTGAAAAACACACTTATAATTCTGGTTGTCTACTAACTTCTCCTTTTGGCGCTATGCAAGGCCATTATAATATGGTAAACTTTACCAAAGCTAGTAAGTTTAAGGTATATATTCCTTCTTTTAAATTAAGTGCTCCTTTTGCACTTAATTAG
- the pruA gene encoding L-glutamate gamma-semialdehyde dehydrogenase has protein sequence MSKGFFNVPVAVNEPVKSYAPGSPERKAAAETYKAMFNSKVEVPLYINGKDVKTGNTRTMSPPHDHQHIVGEYHVAEQTHVEEAIATALEARKTWSQLPWEQRAGIFLKAAELIAGPYRAKINAATMIAQSKTIHQAEIDSACELIDFLRFNVQFMTDIYMEQPESTSDAWNRVEYRPLEGFTYAVTPFNFTAIAGNLPACMALMGNVVVWKPSDSQVYSAKVIMDVFKEAGVPDGVINVVFGDPVMITNTVLASPDFSGLHFTGSTFIFKELWKQIGENIHNYKTYPRIVGETGGKDFIVAHKSANAKQVATAISRGAFEFQGQKCSAASRAYIPKGIWADVKNYVLEDLASFKMGSPEDMSNFITAVIHEGSFDKLAKYIDQAKADSDAEIIAGGNYDKSKGYFIEPTVIVTTDPKYTTMCTELFGPVITIYVYGDDAYSETLKLVDETSEYALTGAILSTDRYAIEEATKALQNAAGNFYINDKPTGAVVGQQPFGGARASGTNDKAGSAQNLLRWVSPRLIKETFVTPTDYRYPFLG, from the coding sequence ATGTCAAAAGGATTCTTTAATGTACCTGTAGCGGTTAATGAGCCTGTAAAGTCTTATGCACCAGGTTCACCAGAGCGTAAAGCTGCAGCCGAAACTTACAAAGCTATGTTTAACAGCAAAGTAGAAGTCCCTTTATATATTAATGGAAAGGATGTAAAAACTGGAAACACCAGAACCATGTCTCCTCCTCACGACCACCAACATATCGTAGGTGAATACCATGTAGCTGAGCAAACTCACGTTGAAGAAGCCATTGCTACAGCATTAGAGGCTCGTAAGACGTGGTCTCAATTACCTTGGGAACAGCGTGCTGGTATTTTTCTTAAAGCTGCAGAGTTAATTGCTGGTCCATATAGAGCAAAGATTAATGCTGCAACTATGATTGCACAATCTAAAACAATCCACCAGGCAGAGATTGATTCCGCATGTGAGCTTATAGACTTTTTACGTTTTAATGTACAGTTTATGACTGACATCTACATGGAACAACCAGAAAGCACCAGCGATGCTTGGAACCGTGTAGAATATCGTCCGCTTGAAGGCTTTACTTATGCCGTAACCCCTTTTAATTTTACTGCAATTGCAGGTAACTTACCTGCTTGTATGGCATTAATGGGTAATGTGGTTGTTTGGAAACCAAGTGATAGCCAAGTGTATTCTGCTAAAGTAATAATGGATGTGTTTAAAGAAGCAGGTGTGCCAGATGGTGTAATTAATGTTGTATTTGGAGATCCAGTAATGATTACCAATACTGTTTTAGCTAGTCCAGATTTTTCTGGTTTACACTTCACCGGTTCTACATTTATATTTAAAGAATTGTGGAAACAAATCGGAGAGAACATTCACAACTATAAGACTTATCCTAGAATTGTTGGGGAAACAGGTGGTAAAGATTTCATCGTAGCTCACAAATCTGCTAATGCTAAACAAGTAGCTACTGCTATTTCTCGTGGTGCTTTTGAATTTCAAGGTCAAAAATGTAGTGCTGCGTCTAGAGCATACATTCCAAAAGGTATTTGGGCAGATGTTAAAAACTATGTGTTAGAAGACCTTGCTTCTTTTAAAATGGGTTCTCCTGAAGACATGAGCAACTTTATCACTGCAGTAATTCATGAAGGTTCATTTGATAAATTAGCTAAATATATAGACCAAGCAAAAGCTGATAGTGATGCTGAAATCATTGCTGGTGGTAATTATGATAAATCTAAAGGGTATTTTATAGAGCCAACAGTTATAGTAACTACCGACCCAAAATACACGACCATGTGTACAGAGTTATTTGGCCCTGTGATTACAATCTATGTTTACGGAGATGATGCCTATTCTGAGACTTTAAAACTTGTTGATGAAACAAGTGAGTACGCCTTAACTGGCGCGATTCTATCTACCGATAGATATGCTATTGAAGAAGCTACAAAAGCACTTCAAAACGCTGCCGGAAACTTCTACATCAACGACAAACCAACTGGTGCTGTTGTTGGCCAACAACCATTTGGTGGTGCCAGAGCATCAGGAACAAACGACAAAGCAGGTAGTGCTCAAAATTTATTACGTTGGGTGTCTCCAAGGTTAATTAAAGAAACATTTGTAACACCAACGGATTACAGATATCCTTTCTTAGGATAA